The following is a genomic window from Candidatus Obscuribacter sp..
TGACTGGTCGCATGTACGAGCTTGTGTAGAGACAGCCAAATACTTTTGTCTGGCATCTACTCCTTCTGATGTTTTTGTTTTGCCCAAACGCTGTCTGTCATCAGATAGTGAGGTGGAGAGCGTCAGACGGCTTTTGGTATCAAAAGTGCGTACATACTTAAGACATGGTGGTAAAGACCTGCCCATAACATACGAAAAAGTCGGCATCGAATTGGTCTATGTCGAAGGTATGCCAGTGGTGCAGACTATCGCTGCGCCAGGTGATGGTGAGGGTAGCAAGAGTCAGGTTTTAAGTGGCGGTCAAAGTGTAGTGGCACCGCCACCACCAGTTAAAGCTGGGGAGCAAGTCATAAGTGGCTCTCGCACTGCTTTGAGCGGCGCTGACGCTGTAGAGCAAAGTGGTATCACTATCGCCATTGACTATAAAGATGGCGAAGTGCAGAACGCTGAAAAAATCTATTTTTTTAGAAAGCGACTGCCCATGCTCTCTTTGCTTTATCTTTCGGCATTGGGTTGGATTTTGCCCAGTGCTCTTGTTGTATCTTATATATGGGGACAGGAAGAACTCTTATTTGAAGTCTTCCAGAACTACGGTTGGCTGATGATTTTTACTCTGCCAGTTTTTGCCAGCCACGCTCTGTATGTTTATCTACTCACTCTTGGTAGAGCCAGACTTAGTGAAGTAAATGCTCAGGATTTTGTTTTTCAGCTAACCGAGGAAGGCTGTGGCGTGCGCTCTGGCGATCGCTATGCAGTACTCTCCTGGTGGCATTTTGAAGAAGTCTGGGAGACCAAAGATGCATTGATGTTGCTCTTTGGCCGCAAGGGGCGTGCTATGTATGTAATACCCCGCCGCGCTTTTGAAGATCGCAAAGGGCAAGCCTATGCGCAGGATTTGTTGCACCGTAAAGTCTCTAAAATACTCGTACTTGAGTAGTCGAGTCTGGCACCGGGGATGGTATCGACTCTCTTAAGAATGCCCAGCTATATAGATGTAGCAGTGCCGCCGGACACAGGCTGCACGACGATGATTTTGCTGGCGATAAATGAGCGCTACAAAAACTAGTCTTGAGTGCCTGTAGCAAAGTCAGTACCGTCAGCATCTGTATCGCTATCAGTGTTGCCTTCGCCTTCTAGCCCAGCGTCTTGAGAGGCGTTGAGTCTAAGTAGTTCGCGGCGCCATTCCAGATCGGCTTGAGCTTCTTTGATTAGACTGGCCAGACCCTGATAATCAGCAAAAGACAGATCGATGGCTATGCCTATTTCAAAGGTGAGTTTGACTCTTTCCCAGTTATAGGCACAAGACATGCAGACCATGTGGTCCGGACCGCAGACTTCGATGATTTCGTTTTCGTCGCACTGCAATGGGTCTTTTTGCCAGTTGAGATACTCGATAAACTGTTCGTCCTCGAGACTTTGCTGGACCAGGAGCACAAGCGCCTGATATTGAGTGTTGGT
Proteins encoded in this region:
- a CDS encoding YcxB family protein, encoding MISTFLWVTYTPEEVNEGYWAVYKRLVLPGRMLAVFFIGFLVAQGYVYTTNGLVDYFIDPATLEQLREWQLVGSLLIAGLGIPAILCMLTWIFFRGRVAHSYESRPNFHFPIVYVLQDSGLSMSFVSGQGTLDWSHVRACVETAKYFCLASTPSDVFVLPKRCLSSDSEVESVRRLLVSKVRTYLRHGGKDLPITYEKVGIELVYVEGMPVVQTIAAPGDGEGSKSQVLSGGQSVVAPPPPVKAGEQVISGSRTALSGADAVEQSGITIAIDYKDGEVQNAEKIYFFRKRLPMLSLLYLSALGWILPSALVVSYIWGQEELLFEVFQNYGWLMIFTLPVFASHALYVYLLTLGRARLSEVNAQDFVFQLTEEGCGVRSGDRYAVLSWWHFEEVWETKDALMLLFGRKGRAMYVIPRRAFEDRKGQAYAQDLLHRKVSKILVLE